Proteins from a single region of Hydra vulgaris chromosome 12, alternate assembly HydraT2T_AEP:
- the LOC136087719 gene encoding uncharacterized protein LOC136087719 has product MRHDFLDNSPLDSVGFAHNSGWMTQEVFVDYLKHFAYHTKPTIADPVLLIVDNHNSHISFSAIEYCRKHSIVMLTLPPHATHMMQPLDVTFFLPFKTYYSQTCDNWMVNYPGRPITEAQIPALVRHAYDQSATTGIASKRFEETGIWPFNPQIFSLTDFAPSLTSDSPIPKNQIISNNQSGIIVEDRQQQSTSKVKLNAVTSALTISFNNNNSLSLPTVNTEPKCIQSNADANVDRTQIELNDVPKTVSPENIQPYPIACRVTNSASRKRKFKQAEVATSSPFKASVQLAALEKKEKLMNQKIKKAVRKEGPA; this is encoded by the exons ATGCGGCATGATTTTCTGGACAATTCTCCACTTGATTCAGTTGGCTTTGCCCATAACTCTGGTTGGATGACGCAGGAAGTTTTTGTAGATTATTTAAAGCACTTTGCTTATCACACAAAACCAACTATTGCTGATCCTGTTCTGTTAATTGTGGATAACCATAACTCACACATAAGTTTTTCAGCCATTGAATACTGCAGAAAACATTCAATTGTAATGCTAACATTGCCACCACATGCCACCCATATGATGCAACCTCTGGATGTTACCTTCTTTTTACCATTCAAAACTTACTACAGTCAAACTTGTGATAACTGGATGGTAAATTACCCAGGTAGACCAATCACTGAAGCACAGATTCCTGCACTTGTAAGACATGCATATGACCAATCAGCAACAACTGGCATTGCAAGTAAAAGATTTGAAGAAACTGGAATCTGGCCCTTCAATCCGCAGATCTTTTCTTTAACTGACTTTGCACCATCATTGACCAGTGATAGCCCAATACCAAAAAATCAGATTATATCAAATAATCAATCAGGAATAa TAGTTGAAGATCGCCAGCAACAGTCAACATCAAAGGTGAAACTTAATGCAGTTACATCAGCATTGACCATATcatttaacaacaacaactctTTATCATTGCCAACTGTTAACACTGAACCAAAATGCATTCAGTCGAATGCAGATGCAAATGTTGATAGAACCCAAATAGAGTTAAACGATGTGCCAAAAACTGTATCACCTGAGAACATTCAACCTTATCCTATTGCTTGTAGGGTTACAAATAGTGCTAGCCGTAAACGAAAATTTAAGCAAGCAGAAGTGGCAACAAGTTCCCCTTTTAAAGCTTCAGTTCAATTAGCTGCACtcgagaaaaaagaaaaattgatgaatcaaaaaataaagaaagctGTTAGAAAAGAAGGGCCAGCTTAA